A genomic region of Deinococcus sp. KSM4-11 contains the following coding sequences:
- the guaA gene encoding glutamine-hydrolyzing GMP synthase, giving the protein MSVVILDFGSQFTRLITRRFRELGAYSVILPGTAPLERILQEKPQGIVLSGGPSSVYDERAPTPAPGVLELDVPILGVCYGMQYLAQQAGGDVKRAGKREYGKADLTKYGGQLFAGIQGEFVAWMSHSDSVTALPKGYEVVAETEDTPVTAIENAKARRYGVQFHPEVVHTPKGGQLLANFLDICGVTRDWNAEHIIDELIADVQRQVGSGKVLLAISGGVDSSTLGLLLARAVGEQLTAVFIDHGLLRLGEREQVEAALKPLGVNLITVDARAEFMGALAGVSDPEEKRKIIGREFIRAFEREARGLGQFDFLAQGTLYPDVIESAGGEGAANIKSHHNVGGLPADLNFKLVEPFRTLFKDEVREIARLLGLPEHIRMRHPFPGPGLAIRCLGAISEEKMDILRRVDDIFISGLREFGLYDGCSQALAILTPIQSVGVMGDERTYSYTAALRAVTTDDFMTAEWARLPYEFLATMSNRIVNQVHEINRVVYDITGKPPATIEWE; this is encoded by the coding sequence ATGAGCGTCGTCATTCTGGATTTCGGCAGTCAGTTCACGCGGCTGATCACGCGGCGGTTCCGTGAACTGGGCGCGTACTCGGTGATTTTGCCGGGTACCGCGCCCCTGGAACGCATCTTGCAGGAGAAGCCGCAGGGGATCGTGCTGTCGGGCGGCCCGAGCAGCGTGTACGACGAGCGTGCCCCGACACCGGCGCCGGGCGTGCTGGAGCTGGACGTGCCGATCCTGGGCGTGTGCTACGGCATGCAGTACCTCGCGCAGCAGGCCGGCGGGGACGTCAAACGCGCCGGAAAGCGGGAGTACGGCAAGGCCGACCTCACGAAGTACGGCGGGCAGCTGTTCGCCGGCATTCAGGGTGAATTCGTGGCGTGGATGAGCCACAGCGATTCGGTCACGGCGCTGCCGAAGGGCTACGAGGTGGTCGCCGAGACCGAGGACACGCCGGTCACGGCCATCGAAAACGCGAAGGCGCGGCGCTACGGCGTGCAGTTCCACCCGGAGGTCGTCCACACGCCCAAGGGGGGGCAGCTGCTCGCGAACTTCCTGGACATCTGCGGTGTGACGCGCGACTGGAACGCGGAGCACATCATCGACGAGCTGATCGCGGACGTGCAGCGGCAGGTGGGCAGCGGGAAGGTGCTGCTGGCGATCTCGGGCGGTGTGGACAGCTCCACGCTGGGTCTGCTGCTGGCCCGCGCGGTCGGTGAGCAGCTCACGGCGGTGTTCATCGACCACGGCCTGTTGCGGCTGGGCGAGCGGGAGCAGGTCGAGGCGGCCCTGAAACCGCTGGGCGTGAACCTGATCACGGTGGACGCCCGCGCGGAGTTCATGGGCGCGCTCGCGGGCGTCAGCGACCCGGAGGAAAAACGCAAGATCATCGGGCGGGAGTTTATCCGGGCCTTCGAACGTGAGGCGCGCGGCCTGGGGCAATTCGACTTCCTGGCCCAGGGCACGCTGTACCCGGACGTGATCGAGTCAGCCGGGGGCGAGGGCGCGGCGAACATCAAGAGCCACCACAACGTGGGCGGCCTGCCGGCAGACCTGAACTTTAAGCTGGTCGAACCTTTCCGCACGCTGTTCAAGGACGAGGTGCGCGAGATCGCGCGGCTGCTGGGCCTGCCCGAGCACATCCGCATGCGCCACCCCTTCCCCGGCCCCGGCCTGGCGATCCGCTGCCTGGGGGCGATCAGCGAGGAGAAGATGGACATCCTGCGCCGTGTGGACGACATCTTCATCTCGGGCCTGCGTGAGTTCGGCCTGTACGACGGCTGCTCGCAGGCCCTGGCGATCCTGACCCCGATCCAGTCGGTGGGCGTGATGGGCGACGAGCGCACGTATTCGTACACGGCGGCGCTGCGGGCCGTGACCACCGATGATTTCATGACCGCCGAGTGGGCCCGGCTGCCGTACGAGTTCCTGGCGACCATGAGCAACCGCATCGTGAACCAGGTGCATGAGATCAACCGCGTGGTGTACGACATCACCGGCAAGCCGCCCGCCACCATCGAGTGGGAGTAA
- a CDS encoding HD domain-containing phosphohydrolase: protein MTVPAPVGSMDAFGLSEHLKPALEAHAVVLLAQSAEDLFHRCVSMALHSTRATTAVLLLFRPHHDALEVVAASGHHSDEALGLLLPRGQGLSWQVFSSGEALLIDQAYRHQAAHFVAGHPQAGAYLGVPLLDPDGHALGVLSVDTTNSDEVLGADDSRTLTLLAQAAGVAYSRHVALELAQANARKFERLAQLSAEIEGLEDPDEIARHALQTLIDLSGFTTGAMFTLDDHEQTALHLLVGDVGDSRLAEAWVRHPHAPEGVVAEVMTTRKVVSVHQYAGWTGAAQVGGRGVYSAVAAPLHAAGRLVGVIGLLHVHHVHGGPPGVGSLLEMVVARIERATERVRAQEHLRDMREAALRAVGRVLEGRDGETYGHTDRVTALALQLGEVLHLTDDERQHLRWGAYLHDIGKVTVPDAILLKPGALTPEERQTIEQHVVIGDGMLRDEVFVPREVRAVVRSHHERWDGRGYPDGLHGEQIPLLARIFSVVDVYDALISERPYKRAWSHDDAIAELKRSAGTQFDPRVVEAFCALATLKVDDA, encoded by the coding sequence GTGACCGTGCCCGCCCCGGTGGGCTCAATGGACGCCTTCGGGCTGTCGGAGCACCTCAAGCCCGCGCTGGAAGCCCACGCGGTGGTGCTGCTGGCGCAGTCCGCCGAGGATCTGTTTCACCGCTGCGTCTCGATGGCCCTGCACAGTACCCGCGCGACCACTGCGGTACTCCTGCTCTTCCGTCCCCATCACGACGCACTGGAGGTCGTGGCGGCCAGCGGCCATCACAGTGACGAGGCCCTGGGCCTCCTGCTGCCGCGCGGCCAGGGACTGAGCTGGCAGGTATTCAGCAGCGGCGAGGCGCTGCTCATTGACCAGGCATACCGTCACCAGGCCGCGCACTTCGTGGCAGGCCATCCCCAGGCCGGCGCGTACCTGGGCGTGCCGCTGCTCGATCCAGACGGCCACGCCCTGGGTGTGCTCTCGGTAGACACCACCAACAGCGACGAGGTGCTCGGCGCCGATGACAGCCGCACCCTGACGCTGCTGGCGCAGGCGGCGGGCGTGGCCTACAGCCGCCACGTCGCGCTGGAACTGGCGCAGGCGAACGCCCGCAAGTTCGAGCGGCTGGCACAGCTGTCGGCGGAAATAGAAGGCCTGGAGGATCCCGACGAGATTGCCCGCCACGCCCTCCAGACCCTGATCGACCTCAGCGGCTTCACGACCGGCGCCATGTTCACGCTGGACGACCACGAGCAGACCGCCCTGCACCTGCTGGTCGGCGACGTTGGCGACTCGCGCCTGGCGGAGGCGTGGGTGCGGCATCCCCATGCGCCCGAGGGAGTAGTGGCCGAGGTAATGACCACACGGAAGGTCGTGTCGGTTCACCAGTATGCCGGCTGGACGGGCGCTGCCCAGGTGGGGGGCCGGGGAGTGTACAGCGCCGTGGCGGCGCCGCTGCATGCTGCGGGCCGTCTGGTGGGCGTGATCGGGCTGCTGCACGTCCACCATGTGCACGGCGGTCCGCCCGGCGTCGGCAGCCTGCTCGAAATGGTGGTCGCCCGCATCGAACGTGCGACGGAACGCGTCCGCGCGCAGGAGCACCTGCGGGACATGCGGGAAGCGGCCCTACGCGCGGTCGGCCGGGTGCTGGAGGGCCGCGACGGGGAGACGTACGGGCACACGGATCGGGTGACGGCCCTGGCCCTGCAGTTGGGCGAAGTCCTCCACCTGACCGACGACGAGCGTCAACACCTGCGCTGGGGAGCCTATCTGCACGATATCGGCAAGGTCACGGTGCCTGACGCGATCTTGCTCAAGCCGGGCGCCCTCACCCCCGAGGAACGCCAGACCATCGAGCAACACGTCGTGATTGGCGACGGCATGCTGCGCGACGAGGTCTTCGTGCCGCGCGAGGTGCGGGCCGTGGTGCGCTCCCACCACGAGCGCTGGGATGGGCGCGGGTACCCCGACGGCCTCCACGGCGAGCAGATCCCTCTGCTGGCCCGGATCTTCAGCGTGGTGGACGTGTACGATGCCCTGATCAGCGAACGCCCGTACAAACGCGCGTGGTCGCACGACGACGCCATCGCGGAATTGAAGCGCAGTGCGGGCACGCAATTCGACCCACGGGTCGTCGAGGCCTTCTGTGCCCTGGCCACGCTGAAGGTGGACGACGCATGA
- a CDS encoding diguanylate cyclase: MTAEAASIGPLSGRAELQTIEQTLANATALTPAARALLHRDAVYLALDLGDVAGAMAHALACLELARSSGDASLQVKAHVALALVQADSYDDQGASTHFALADTLARKVGDDRGVALVAINAAHHELERRRYRAALSVLLALIQSPHLRSLSRPDSTHLNGIFHMNFVVSAAECFIAGDDLGGAEPAVEAQLLASATFLQQAALEVAHTPVVDAAGVFDALTRHALWMGDLATARDLADEHVRITHAADLPLLYGRALLDRSRVHAATGDLDSAILDAELAVRYFGEASSILWEARSRETLAAAYARAGRYRDAYETQLAVTLGVENLYRDYHQQRALVGQIEQQARDAEVRAQALAEAALRDPLTGAPNRTQAMQVLGDLHRRAQHGQASAIALLDLDLFKRVNDTYGHLVGDAVLIEATRLLSAELREQDLLARLGGEEFLVILTDVTVDEAAVVCARLRDTLHRASWETLAPGLVTSGSFGVAVLDGKHDITGTLKVADQALYAAKAAGRNTVRVAPAHDAG; the protein is encoded by the coding sequence ATGACGGCCGAGGCGGCATCGATCGGCCCCCTCTCCGGGCGGGCCGAACTTCAGACGATCGAACAGACGCTGGCGAACGCCACGGCCCTGACTCCGGCGGCACGGGCGCTGCTGCACCGCGACGCCGTGTACCTCGCGCTGGATCTGGGTGATGTCGCAGGAGCCATGGCCCACGCCCTGGCCTGCCTGGAACTGGCGCGCAGCAGCGGGGACGCATCTCTGCAGGTCAAGGCGCACGTGGCCCTGGCCCTGGTGCAGGCGGACTCCTACGACGACCAGGGGGCCAGCACGCACTTCGCACTGGCCGACACCCTGGCGCGCAAGGTGGGGGACGACCGTGGGGTGGCGCTGGTGGCCATCAACGCCGCGCACCATGAACTGGAGCGGCGTCGGTACCGCGCCGCCCTGTCGGTGCTGCTGGCCCTGATCCAGTCGCCACACCTCCGAAGCCTGTCCAGGCCGGATTCCACGCACCTGAACGGGATCTTCCACATGAACTTCGTGGTGAGCGCCGCCGAGTGCTTTATCGCCGGGGATGACCTGGGCGGCGCGGAACCGGCGGTCGAGGCGCAACTGCTGGCCTCTGCGACGTTCCTCCAGCAGGCCGCGCTGGAGGTCGCGCACACCCCGGTCGTGGACGCAGCCGGAGTCTTCGACGCCCTGACGCGGCATGCCCTGTGGATGGGCGACCTCGCCACCGCCCGTGATCTGGCCGACGAGCATGTCCGGATCACCCACGCCGCCGACCTGCCCCTGCTGTACGGCCGGGCGCTGCTCGACCGCAGCCGGGTGCATGCGGCCACCGGGGATCTGGACAGCGCCATCCTCGACGCCGAACTGGCCGTGCGGTATTTCGGCGAGGCGTCCTCCATCCTGTGGGAGGCCCGCTCGCGCGAGACGCTGGCCGCCGCCTATGCCCGCGCCGGCCGCTACCGAGACGCCTACGAGACGCAGCTGGCCGTGACCCTCGGCGTGGAGAACCTGTACCGCGATTACCACCAGCAGCGCGCCCTGGTGGGCCAGATCGAGCAGCAGGCCCGCGACGCCGAGGTGCGCGCCCAGGCGCTCGCCGAGGCCGCCCTGCGCGATCCTCTCACCGGAGCGCCCAACCGCACACAGGCCATGCAGGTGCTCGGCGACCTCCACCGCCGCGCCCAGCACGGTCAGGCCAGCGCCATCGCGCTGCTCGACCTGGATCTGTTCAAACGCGTGAACGACACCTACGGCCACCTGGTCGGAGACGCCGTGCTGATCGAGGCGACCCGACTGCTGAGCGCGGAACTGCGCGAACAGGATCTGCTGGCGCGGCTGGGGGGCGAGGAGTTCTTGGTCATCCTGACGGACGTGACCGTGGACGAGGCGGCTGTCGTGTGTGCGCGGCTGCGCGACACGCTGCATCGGGCGTCATGGGAGACGCTGGCACCCGGTCTGGTCACGTCCGGGAGTTTCGGCGTGGCCGTGCTGGACGGAAAGCACGACATCACGGGCACGCTGAAGGTGGCCGATCAGGCGCTGTACGCTGCCAAGGCGGCGGGCCGCAACACCGTCCGGGTCGCCCCCGCGCACGACGCCGGCTGA
- a CDS encoding GNAT family N-acetyltransferase has product MSSPALLSGPRVILRSLLPEDADVLCAYRNDAAVAAFQGWTVPYRLADARTLIQDMTGKRLGDPGWVQYGIALPDGRLLGDVALRTHGAQAEFGITLAPSAQGQGYAGEAGAVLVTHAFTVLNLHRLHASIDPRNGPVARLLLRLGFRHEGTLIQAYDHRGEWTDDALYGLLHRDWLDRPAR; this is encoded by the coding sequence ATGTCGTCCCCTGCCCTTCTGTCCGGGCCGCGCGTGATCCTGCGTTCCCTGCTGCCCGAGGATGCCGACGTTCTGTGCGCGTACCGCAACGACGCCGCCGTGGCGGCCTTCCAGGGCTGGACGGTGCCGTACCGGCTGGCGGACGCCCGGACGCTCATCCAGGATATGACCGGAAAACGACTGGGAGATCCCGGCTGGGTGCAGTACGGCATCGCGCTGCCAGATGGCCGGCTGCTCGGGGATGTGGCGCTGCGGACGCATGGCGCCCAGGCGGAGTTCGGCATCACGCTGGCCCCCAGCGCACAGGGCCAAGGGTACGCGGGCGAGGCGGGGGCGGTTCTGGTGACCCACGCGTTCACGGTTCTGAACCTGCACCGCCTGCACGCCAGCATCGACCCCCGCAACGGGCCCGTGGCCCGGTTGTTGCTTCGACTCGGGTTCCGGCACGAGGGCACCCTCATCCAGGCCTACGACCACCGCGGCGAGTGGACGGATGACGCCCTGTACGGCCTGCTGCACCGCGACTGGCTGGACCGTCCGGCCCGCTGA
- the ychF gene encoding redox-regulated ATPase YchF, with product MGLAIGIVGLPNVGKSTLFNAITRAGALAANYPFATIEPNVGRVTVPDERLAALSRVFTKGERIPPIIPTFVEFVDIAGLVKGASQGEGLGNQFLANIRETDAIAHVVRCFEDGNVIHVANRVDPIDDIETINTELILADLAGLEKRVQGLSKKAKGGDKDAREQLELAEAILKVLGEGKPARSGTYDAPIPKDFGLITIKPVIYVANVGEDELTGDNDLVMKVRELAAAEGASVVKISAQIEGELAEMPEDEARAFLTELGVEESGLDQLVKVGYETLGLITFITSGEKEVRAWTIHRGETAPEAAGEIHSDLQRGFIRAEVIEWEKMVEAGGWAAAKSKGWVRTEGKEYVMKDGDIMNVLHNM from the coding sequence ATGGGATTAGCCATTGGAATTGTAGGACTGCCGAATGTCGGGAAAAGCACGCTGTTCAACGCCATCACGCGGGCGGGCGCACTCGCCGCGAACTACCCGTTTGCGACCATCGAACCGAACGTCGGGCGGGTGACCGTACCGGACGAGCGCCTCGCTGCGCTGAGCCGGGTGTTCACGAAGGGCGAGCGGATACCACCGATCATTCCGACCTTCGTGGAGTTCGTGGACATCGCCGGGCTGGTGAAGGGGGCCAGCCAGGGCGAGGGCCTCGGCAACCAGTTCCTGGCGAACATTCGCGAGACGGACGCCATCGCACACGTGGTGCGCTGCTTCGAGGACGGCAACGTGATTCATGTGGCGAACCGCGTGGATCCCATCGACGACATCGAGACCATCAACACCGAACTGATCCTCGCGGATCTGGCGGGCCTCGAAAAGCGCGTGCAGGGCCTGAGCAAGAAGGCCAAGGGCGGCGACAAGGACGCGCGCGAGCAGCTGGAGCTGGCCGAGGCGATCCTGAAGGTGCTCGGCGAGGGCAAGCCCGCCCGCTCCGGCACCTACGACGCGCCCATTCCGAAGGACTTCGGGCTGATCACCATCAAGCCCGTGATCTACGTGGCGAACGTCGGTGAGGACGAACTGACCGGCGACAACGACCTTGTCATGAAGGTTCGGGAACTGGCCGCCGCCGAGGGAGCGAGCGTCGTGAAGATCAGCGCGCAGATCGAGGGCGAACTGGCCGAGATGCCCGAGGACGAGGCCCGCGCGTTCCTGACGGAACTGGGCGTGGAGGAAAGCGGCCTGGATCAGCTGGTGAAGGTCGGGTACGAGACGCTGGGCCTGATTACGTTCATCACGTCCGGCGAGAAGGAAGTCCGCGCGTGGACGATCCACCGGGGGGAGACCGCGCCCGAGGCGGCCGGCGAGATCCACAGCGATCTGCAACGCGGCTTCATCCGCGCCGAGGTCATCGAGTGGGAGAAGATGGTCGAGGCCGGCGGCTGGGCGGCTGCGAAGAGCAAGGGCTGGGTGCGCACCGAAGGCAAGGAGTACGTCATGAAGGACGGCGACATCATGAACGTGCTGCACAACATGTAG
- a CDS encoding RNA methyltransferase, producing the protein MARTVHLRTRTAEFQHLETLRRSREKRHRHGEFFVEGVRAITQAVTLGWQVRAFAHSSERPLSAWAVDMLRRADADLHYTLPDDGMAELSERHEPSELIAVVRMPGDDARRLDPPEGAGPLLVVAFDRPSSPGNLGSLLRSVDALGGHGVVIVGHAVDVYDPEVIRASTGSFFAVPVIRVASVGELLAWRAGLHERWGDVPLVGTDEHAPLEVSGQPLDGPVILALGNETHGLSRAFLDACSATVRIPMTGTASSLNVAAAGSILLYEADRQRRLPR; encoded by the coding sequence ATGGCGCGAACCGTCCACCTGAGAACGCGCACCGCGGAATTCCAGCATCTGGAGACGCTGCGCCGCAGCCGCGAGAAACGGCACCGGCACGGCGAGTTCTTCGTGGAGGGCGTTCGCGCGATCACGCAGGCCGTGACGCTGGGCTGGCAGGTGCGGGCCTTCGCCCATTCCAGCGAGCGTCCTCTGTCGGCGTGGGCCGTGGACATGCTGCGCCGGGCCGACGCGGATCTGCACTACACCCTGCCGGACGACGGGATGGCGGAACTCAGCGAGCGCCACGAGCCGTCGGAACTGATCGCCGTGGTGCGGATGCCCGGCGATGATGCCCGGCGGCTCGACCCACCGGAGGGCGCGGGGCCGCTGCTGGTCGTCGCCTTCGACCGGCCCAGCTCGCCGGGCAACCTGGGCAGCCTGCTGCGCTCGGTGGATGCGCTGGGCGGCCACGGCGTGGTCATCGTGGGGCACGCGGTGGACGTGTACGACCCGGAGGTGATCCGGGCCTCCACCGGGTCGTTCTTCGCGGTGCCCGTGATCCGCGTGGCCAGCGTGGGGGAGCTGCTGGCGTGGCGGGCGGGCCTACATGAGCGCTGGGGCGATGTGCCCCTGGTCGGCACGGACGAGCACGCGCCGCTTGAGGTGAGTGGGCAGCCGCTGGACGGGCCGGTGATCCTGGCGCTGGGCAACGAGACGCACGGCCTAAGCCGGGCCTTCCTGGACGCCTGCTCTGCCACCGTGCGGATTCCCATGACGGGCACGGCGTCGTCCCTGAACGTCGCGGCGGCCGGGTCGATCCTGCTGTACGAGGCGGATCGCCAGCGACGCCTTCCGCGCTGA
- a CDS encoding FAD-dependent monooxygenase: MTTAGTDVVISGAGPTGLMLALWLTRLGVRVRVADPKPGPVQETRAIAVQARTLEFYDQLGIGEEAMARGRHFAAIGLFVNGQRRAAVSLRGVGDDLTPHPYLYILTQDQNEELLVAALAQLGVGVDWETEVIGLTQDDAGVSVTLRHAGQDEVVRATYAAGCDGAGSVVRRALGIPLSGGTYSQRFFVADVDATGAIRDGDLNLSLTSHRFLAFFPMPEPNRHRVVGEFPPELDEGAGFEAVRAQVESDGLARVQKVHWFATYRVHHRVADHFQQGRAFILGDAGHVHTPVGGQGMNTGLGDASNLAWKLAQGVRGRPAALATYEAERRPFALSLVNTTDRVFTTVVNPSRLAAWVRTVAVPNVLPRVMRFRAARRFLFLTVSQTRLHYPDSPLSEGQAGRIGGGKRLPWIHGPGTDNFAALRSLSWQVHVYGTPEPALLTWCGGRDLPLHVYPCGVSARRAGLAEDAVYLVRPDGYVGLAQPVFDRAALEAYAERWL, translated from the coding sequence ATGACCACAGCGGGAACGGACGTGGTGATCTCGGGGGCCGGGCCGACCGGCCTGATGCTGGCCCTGTGGCTGACGCGGCTGGGCGTGCGCGTCCGGGTGGCCGACCCGAAACCGGGGCCGGTGCAGGAAACGCGGGCGATCGCGGTGCAGGCGCGGACGCTGGAGTTCTACGACCAGCTCGGCATCGGTGAGGAGGCGATGGCGCGCGGGCGGCATTTCGCGGCGATCGGCCTGTTCGTGAACGGGCAACGCCGGGCGGCCGTGTCGCTGCGCGGCGTGGGGGATGATCTGACGCCGCACCCGTACCTGTACATCCTGACGCAGGATCAGAACGAGGAACTGCTGGTCGCGGCGCTCGCGCAGCTGGGCGTAGGGGTCGATTGGGAAACGGAAGTCATCGGCCTGACCCAGGACGACGCGGGCGTGAGCGTGACGCTGCGCCACGCCGGGCAGGACGAGGTGGTGCGGGCGACCTACGCCGCCGGATGCGACGGCGCGGGCAGCGTAGTGCGTCGGGCACTGGGGATTCCGCTGAGCGGCGGCACCTACAGCCAGAGGTTCTTCGTGGCGGATGTGGACGCGACCGGGGCCATCCGCGACGGCGACCTGAACCTGTCGCTCACCAGCCACCGGTTCCTGGCCTTCTTTCCCATGCCCGAGCCGAACCGGCACCGCGTGGTGGGTGAGTTCCCACCGGAGCTAGACGAGGGAGCGGGCTTCGAGGCCGTGCGGGCCCAGGTCGAGTCGGACGGTCTGGCCCGCGTCCAAAAGGTGCACTGGTTTGCCACGTACCGCGTGCACCACCGGGTCGCAGATCACTTCCAGCAGGGCCGGGCGTTCATCCTGGGGGACGCCGGGCACGTGCACACGCCGGTGGGCGGGCAGGGCATGAACACCGGGCTGGGCGACGCGTCGAACCTCGCATGGAAGCTCGCGCAGGGCGTGCGCGGGCGGCCGGCCGCCCTGGCCACCTACGAAGCGGAGCGGCGGCCCTTCGCGCTGTCGCTGGTGAACACGACGGATCGGGTGTTCACGACGGTCGTGAATCCGTCCCGGCTGGCCGCGTGGGTGCGGACGGTGGCCGTGCCGAACGTGCTGCCCCGCGTGATGCGCTTCCGGGCGGCCCGCCGCTTCCTGTTCCTGACCGTCTCGCAGACCCGCCTGCACTACCCGGACAGTCCCCTGAGCGAGGGCCAGGCCGGGCGGATCGGAGGCGGGAAGCGGCTGCCGTGGATACACGGGCCTGGAACCGACAATTTCGCCGCGCTGCGGAGCCTGTCATGGCAGGTGCACGTGTACGGCACGCCGGAGCCCGCGTTGCTGACGTGGTGCGGTGGTCGTGATCTGCCGCTGCACGTCTACCCGTGTGGCGTGTCGGCGCGACGGGCGGGCCTGGCCGAGGATGCCGTCTACCTCGTCCGGCCCGACGGGTACGTGGGCCTCGCGCAGCCAGTCTTCGACCGTGCGGCCCTGGAGGCCTACGCGGAGCGTTGGCTATAA
- a CDS encoding FtsW/RodA/SpoVE family cell cycle protein, with translation MSLQLLIAQILLLGLGLLGIAAARPDLIVDHGTKALLSLGLTFVVARLRPRAFLKIGPAFWAFTLLLLILVLFIGVGTETSPGTKRWLDLGALKFQPSELAKLGLVLMLASFFSRRGVQHKLISATLMIVVTTALVFMEPDVGTSVLTFGLGIILMYGAGVRISNIAGFMLALGLMAIPIAGVYLEKHPYIAERFFGHVNRDVTAQRGLDQIGLVHRDLNFGGLWGQGPDGLRYPYFAAHTDMVIASVGFTTGLLGVAMILFAYWLIMQTALETSQLAARIRPMTSEIHGASILATGTMFMIVGQAVVNLLVAAGYFPVTGVPLPLVSYGFSSMLTMSLALGIIHSALREVRRNLPEEVSEADVIALPAD, from the coding sequence ATGAGCCTGCAACTGCTGATCGCCCAGATTCTCCTGCTCGGGCTGGGCCTGCTCGGTATCGCCGCCGCGCGCCCTGACCTGATCGTCGACCACGGCACCAAGGCCCTGCTGAGCCTGGGCCTGACCTTCGTGGTCGCCCGGCTGCGGCCCCGCGCGTTCCTGAAGATCGGCCCGGCCTTCTGGGCGTTCACCCTGCTGCTGCTGATCCTGGTGCTGTTCATCGGGGTGGGCACCGAGACCAGCCCCGGCACCAAGCGCTGGCTCGATCTGGGGGCCCTCAAATTCCAGCCGTCCGAACTCGCCAAGCTGGGGCTGGTGCTGATGCTCGCGTCGTTCTTCAGCCGGCGGGGCGTGCAGCACAAACTGATCAGCGCCACGTTGATGATCGTCGTGACGACCGCCCTGGTCTTCATGGAACCGGATGTCGGCACCAGCGTCCTGACCTTCGGGCTGGGCATCATCCTGATGTACGGCGCGGGCGTGCGGATCAGCAACATCGCGGGCTTCATGCTGGCCCTGGGACTGATGGCCATTCCGATCGCCGGCGTGTACCTGGAAAAACACCCCTACATCGCCGAGCGCTTCTTCGGGCACGTGAACCGGGACGTGACTGCGCAGCGGGGGCTCGACCAGATCGGCCTGGTGCACCGGGATCTGAACTTCGGGGGCCTGTGGGGCCAGGGGCCGGACGGCCTGCGTTACCCGTATTTCGCCGCGCACACCGACATGGTGATCGCGTCCGTGGGCTTCACGACCGGTCTGCTGGGCGTCGCCATGATCCTGTTCGCGTACTGGCTGATCATGCAGACCGCCCTGGAAACCTCGCAGCTCGCCGCGCGCATCCGCCCGATGACCTCCGAGATCCACGGCGCCAGTATCCTCGCCACGGGCACGATGTTCATGATCGTGGGGCAGGCGGTCGTGAACCTGCTTGTCGCGGCCGGGTACTTCCCGGTCACGGGCGTGCCGCTGCCGCTGGTCAGTTACGGGTTTTCCAGCATGCTCACCATGAGCCTCGCGCTGGGGATCATCCACTCCGCGCTGCGGGAGGTGCGCCGCAACCTGCCCGAGGAAGTGAGTGAGGCCGACGTGATCGCCCTGCCCGCCGACTGA